The Methanococcus voltae PS genomic interval GATAGATATTAGATGATAGATATAATAGTTATTATTTAATTCATTATTAGGATTTACAAGTAATTTAGGTAATAGAGCGATATTATGAAATTTATAGATTGCAAAATTTTAAGGGTTTATTTAAAAGAAAGTGACAAATTTAACGGACAAAATATGACTCATACTGTTGTAAAGTTATTAAAAAGTCATGGGATATCTGGCGCCACAGTTTTCAAAGCACAATGTGGTTATGGTAGGCGTGGAGTTTCTAGATTTGATATATTAAGACTTTCTATGAATTTGCCGGTTATTGTAGAGTGTATAGATTACGAAACAACTTTTGAACAGGTTCTTCCCGAATTAACAAAAATTGTTGGAGAAAATGGGTTAATTACTATGGAAAACATTCAGGTGGTTAAGGAATGAATTTAAAAAATACGGAAAATAAAATTAAAGATAAAATTAAAGATAAAATTAAAGATAAAATTAAAGATAAAGAATTAAAAAATAATATTATAAAAACGGATATTTTGATAATTGGTGGAGGAGGTGCTGCTGCACGTGCTTGTGTTGAAGCTTCTTCAGTTAAACTCGATAAAGACTCAGATAATATATTAAATGATAGTAAAACCAATGTTGATATTACAATAGCCTCAAAGGGACTATTTGGTAAAAGTGGTTGTACAGTTATGGCAGAAGGTGGCTACAATGCTGTTTTAAATGCACAAGATAGCTATGAAAAGCACTACATGGACACAATGAAAGGTGGTGCTTATATAAATGACTCTGAACTCGTTAAAATTCTTGTAAAAAATTCACCAAAAGAATTAAAAAATTTAGAAAAATTCGGATGTTTATTTGACCGTAAAAATGAAAAAAATGAGGAAAATGAAGAATACATTAACAATAACCCATATAATAGATTTAAAAAGGCACAAAGGGCTTTTGGCGGTCAAAGTTTCAATAGAACTTGTTATGCAGGGGATAGGACAGGTCATGAAATAATGACTGGTTTAATGGAATTCATAGGCAAATTGAATAATGTAAACATTATGGAAGAAGTTATGGCCTTAAAACTTATTTTAGACGATGAAAATAAAACCTGTATTGGTGCAATCTTCTTAAATTTAATAAATGGCGAAATATTCCCAATTTACGCTAAATCTGTAATTCTTGCAACGGGCGGGGCTGGTCAAATATACCCGATTACCTCAAATCCTGTCCAAAAAGTTGGCGATGGTTACGCTATGGCTTATGAAATAGGTTTGGATTTAATAGACATGGAAATGGTACAATTTCACCCAACCGGAGTTGTAGGCAAAGGTACACTTGTAACCGAGGCAGTTCGTGGAGAAGGTGGTATATTATACAACAAGAACCATGAAAGATTTATGGAAAAATACGACCCTAAAAAAATGGAACTTTCCACTCGAGACGTTGTAGCTAAAGCAATCTATAATGAAGTAGTAAATTTAGATAATGGCTATAATGGGGGAGTTTATTTAGATGTTACGCATCTTGATTCAGAGGTTATCGAAAAGAAACTTGAAACAATGTTTAAACAATTTATGAATTTAGGTGTTGATATTAGAAAAGAACCAATGATTGTTGCACCTACTGCACACCATTTTATGGGCGGTATTGTGATAAATAAAGATTGTGAAACAACTATTGGCGGATTATTTGCTTGTGGTGAAATTGCGGGGGGTATACACGGAGCCAATAGATTAGGTGGCAATGCCCTTGCTGATACTCAAGTTTTTGGTGCTATAGCCGGTAAAAATGCTATAAAATACATTAAAAAGGATAATTTTATATCCAATGTAGAAAAAGAAGAAGATTATAAAACAATAAATTTGGAATTGAAAAAAGTCAATGACGAGATTAAATTGAAAAAAGAGTGTCAAAAGGATTATAAAAAGGACTATGAAGATGAAAAATTAAATTATTCCAAATTAATAAATGAATTAAGAAATATTATGTGGCAATATGTTTCAATTGTAAAAAATGAAAAAGGATTATACAAAGCACTTGCTGAATTAGATGTATTAATTGAAAAATCCAAAAATTTAAACGTTAAAGGTCTTTATGATATACAAAAATACTTTGAATTTAAAAATATGGTTTTAGTATCTGAATTAGTAATAAAATCTGCTTTGTATCGTAAAGAAAGTAGGGGGGCACAGTATAGGGACGATTACCCGACTACTACCGAAAACTGCGTTGGAAATGTAGTTATAAATCAAAATGGAATTAAATTTATAAAAAGGGGATAATTTGAGATTTGTACATATTGCAGATACACATTTGAGTAATAGGCAGTACGGACTCGATGAACGGGAAAAAGATATATACGACTCATTTAATCAGTGTATTGAAAAAATAATAGAGTTAGAACCGGACTTTGTTGTGCATAGCGGTGATTTATTTGATAGGTCTAATCCATCAGTTAACGCCATGCTAACCGCCATTAAAGGATTTGAAGCATTAAAAGAGAAAAAAATACCGATATATGCCATTCAGGGTAACCACGATATGCCCCGAGATGTTTCAAAAGGTAAACCATACGTAGTTTTAAAAAGAGTCTTAGGAAATGAATTTTTTAAGACTTTTGGAAAAAATAATTGTCATATACTTGAAGATATGGGCATATATGGATTTGATTACTATCCAGTCAACAAAAAATCTATTATTGATGAAAAACTCGAAAGTATCGAGAAAAAAATAAACGATATACGTAATGAAGGGGTTAAAAAGTCCGTTTTACTAATGCATCAGGGTTTTAATGGTTTTTTACCACTTGAAGAGTTATGCGAAGTTAATATAGGCGATATTCCCGAAGTGGACTATATCGCTTGTGGTCATATTCATAAAAGAAGCCTTGTGTCTTATGATGAAGATTCCAACCATAAATTTAAATCCAAAAATCCATTGCTAGCATATTCAGGCTCTATAGATTCGTTATCTGAAAAAGAATATTATGATTATGAAAAAAACGGAAAAGGCTTTTACTACGTTGATTTTGACAATTGTGACCTTGATAAAAACAATATTGAGAAAATCGATATAAAATGTAGGAAATTCGAAAAAATTGAAGTATATAATCAAATTGATTACAATACACTCGTTAATAATTTAAAAAAGTATAATCCAAAAGCTATTGCCATTGGAGAAGTTTGTGAAGAACTTTACGAACCATTAAAAGCTAAATTAAACGAATATACATTATACTATCGACTCGTTAGAAAATCTGACTATGAAGTGGATATATCAGATATAAACGAAACAAACATTCAAAAGGTTTTTGAGGATTATGTTTATTCAAAAGGTTTAGATGTTAATTTTGTCGATAATATAAACCATAAAATGAATTCAGCAGAAGAAAATTATATGGAATATGTAGAAGACTATTATACGGCTAATTTCAAAAATAGTGTTATTGAAAAATTTATTGAAGAAAATGCTAGTGAAAACGCCAAAGCAGATAATAATGAATCTATTGAAGAGTGTAACCTAAAAACGACTCAAATGAAACTAGGTAATAAAAATTAAAATTAAAATTAAAGGGATATTATGGATAAAACCGAAAATAGTCAAAATATTCAAAATTACTCCGATAATCAGGATATTAAAAAAAAAGAATTAAAAAAATATTCAATATTATTGGATACAAATTTTTTAATATATTCATTTAAGCAGGGTATAAATATAACTTATGAATTAGAGCGTGTAATACCTGTTAATGGAGAAATAATAATTTTAAAATGTGTTATTGATGAATTGAACAAACTTAAAAAAGAATTGAAAGGAAAAGAGAAATTAGCAATTAATTTGGCTCTAAAGTTGGTTAGCAGATATAAAATTGTAGATTATTATGAGGGAAAATACGCCGATGAAATGATAGTTAACTATATTAAGAACCATGAAAACTGTATTGTTGGAACAAACGATAAAATTTTGAAAAAATCGATTATGGACTTGGGAGTTCCAATTATATTGATAAAACAGCAAAAATATTATGAATTACAAGGTTATTTATAAACTTTAAATTAAATTTAAATGTAAAATCTATTTATAATAGTATATATCAAATACATTTTGTATATATAACATATTTGTATATACTGCATAATTAATATTTAATTTGCTTCGGAAATTGTTATTTTAGAGTCATCTCCTTTTTTAGTAAGTCTTATTACTTCGTTTGCAATTTCTTCCATTTCGTGATGGTGTGTGATTATAACAATCTGATTTATCTTTTTTATGCTTGAAAAGATTGTTAGCAAATTTCTCCTCCTATCCTCATCTAAGTAAGCAGTAGGCTCATCTAGGATAATACATTCCATATTATCACATATTGCATTTGCAATGCCTAATCTAAGCGCTAAAGCCACGGCAACTTGTTCTCCACCGCTCATATTACTTACAGGTATTTCATCAACTATTAAATCACAATCTGGTGTTATTTGAATATGGGAATAGGGCATACCAAACTCTGAAAATATTGCATTTGCATGTTTTTGTATTAAAGGAATATACATTTCTCTAATATGTTTTTGAACGCCATCTCTAGAAAATACCTTCCTAACTTTAGTTAAATAGTTTTTAAAGTATTTTAATTTGTTTAATTCGTCTTTCTTTTGATTGTTATCTTCTAATTTTTGTTTAAAGTGTTTATTCTCATTTTCCAAGTTGACAATTTCTGAGTGGATTTTTTGGATTTCTAAATTAATATCATATATTTGCTGTTTTAGTGCTTCATTTTTACCCCTAAAAAGTTCGTGCTCTTCTTTCGAATAATTTAAAGCATTTATTTTGGAAATTATTTCGTTATTTTTAGTTTCTATCTTTCTTATAGATTCATTTGTTAAATTTAGCAATTTATTGATTAATTCTTCAAATTTAGCTATTTTCACATCTATTTCGTTGTTGTTATTTAATAATTGTTCTAAATCAGAATTTTCAAAATATTCATAGTACTTTGAATTTTTTGAACCATAGTTTGAAATATATGTATTAATTACTGCTTCAGAATTCTTATAAAGCTCATAATCAGGATTATATATTTTTAATTCTAATTCTAAACTATTTTTATCACTTAAATTATTTTCATATTCATAATATTTGGTTTTCAAATCTTTTGAAGCTATTTCTTTTAATATATCCGTAATATCGCACAATAGTTTATTTAATCCTTGTAAATATTTCATTTTATCCTTTAAAGTATCTAATGAATTCCCTAACTCAACTTTAAAACTTTTTAAGGTATTCGTATTAATTAACTCACTATCTAATGTAAAATTTATCAAAGAAAGTTTATTTGATTTCTCTAGTATTTCCAAAAATTTTTGGATTATTTCGTTCTTTTTATCATCTAATTCGCTTGTTTTGGCATTACCCATATTGTTATTTTTCAAATAATTTTCTGCATAAACGTATTTGGTATATCCATCTTTTATATACTGTTGTTTACTAGTTAATTCAGCTTTTAAAGCTTTTAAATCATCTAATTTGCCATTTAATCTATTTTCATTTTGTAAATTTTGTAAATTATTAATTTTTTCATCCAGTTCTAATTTTAAATTAATTTCTGACTCTTTTTTAGAATTTAATAACACCAATTGAGTTTTTAAATTATTTAATTCGTTTAATATAACCGTTGCTACTTTTAAGTCGTTTGAAATGTTTCCGATGTTGTTGATACACTTATCCAGTGCTTCTTTGTAATCTTCAATTAATTTGTCATTGTTTGAGATAATTTCGTTCTTTTTTTCGTCAGATAATTCAGTTCTGCAAGTAGGGCATACTTTTTTATCAGAAATACTTTTTAATTCATTGTTTGAGGTTATTAATTCATTTATTTTAGTTTCGAGATTTATTTTGTTAGATTTTAAGCTATTTAACTTTTCATTATTTAGTTTTATATCTTGCTCAACGTTTTCTAGGTTAGTTAATTTTTTTTCAATCTCTTTAATCTTTATTGTTTGTTTAGCATGCTCTTTTAACGTATTCTCTAAATTTTTAATTTCTTTTTGGATATCTGAGATACGTCCAGATAAAATTGTTGAAACATTTATTTTTTCGTTTAAATCATCTAATTTATTAGATAATTGTTCATACTGTATATAATACCCTTTATTTTCTTCCATATTTGATTTTTGAGTAGCTATTGCATCCAATTCAGTTATAATAACTTCTAAATCATTTGATATTATATCCAATGATTTATCAAAATTTTTAATAGATTTGGTATTTTTTGCAATTTCGCCCATTTTGTTAATGTTTTCTGCAATTAAAATTTCATTGCTTGATATATTTAATAATTCAGTGCTTTTTTGAACGTCAATTATAGTATTGTCCTTTTTAACAATATTATCACACCTATAGTCGCCATAAGATTTAATGAGGTATGATAAATTGGATTTTAATTCTTTATATTTATTATAAAATTCTTTATTATCTTTATTATACAGTTTTTCATTTACTAAATCCATTTTTTGCATTAAAACCATACATTTTTTGTAATTTTCCTTTTTTTCAAATATTTTAGTTTTATTATCAATTAATATGCTCTTATCGTCTGATAAATTAGATATATTATTATTCAATTTATCGATTTTTCCATTATTTGTTAGCAGATTTAAATTATATTCTTCATTTTTTTCACTATTTGCTTTTAAAATATCTAATTTATCTAAAACGTCTTTTTCGTTGGATTTGAGATTTTTTAAATTATTTGCGTTTTCAGATTTTAAATTATTATAATTTTGAATTAATTCGTTATTTTTTGAAATAGATTCGTAAATAACTTCTTCATCGGTTAGATTGTTAGTTAAGACCTTTATTTTTTCATCGTACCTATTTATTATCTCTTTCATTTTTTCGTGGGCTTTTGCATATTTTTCCACGCCCAAAATTTTATCTATGGTATCTTTCCTAGTCTTAGGAGCCAAATTAACTAAATTTACGATATCTCCTTGCTTAATGTATATTGCATTTGCAAAAACATTGTTATCCATCTCTAAAATCTCTTGAACCTTGGCGTTAACATTAGAATTGTTATCTGCTAGTATATTATCGTTTAAATTGTCTTTTAAAAACAATATATTTTCAGATTTGGTTGATTTTCGATTCCTTTGGCGTATAACGGTGTAAGTTTTCCCCCTAACTTCAAAAGTAAATGAAATTCTAAAGCTATCAGCTTCATTTTTTATCATATTTTGCAAACTGTAGTCTTTACCCGAAGGGGCGAATAATGCATAGTTGATTGCTTGAAAAATGGATGATTTACCACTGCCATTTTTTCCTACAATTGTGGTGATACCTTCTTTAAATTCAATTTTGCTATTCCTGTGGCTTCTAAAATTTTGAAGCTCTAAACTCTTTAATATCATAATTTGCCCCATTATTATGTCCTAAAATTAAAATAGTCTAATTTAAATTAGATTTATAAAATATATTAAATGTGCTTATTATTCTATATACTTTTATATAATTTTATATAATTTTATATAATTTTATATAATTCCCAGTAATTTCATGTGATTTATCGCTTTGGAACATTTTAATTTCCATTCATTGTATTATACTTTATATACAAAAAACAATAAAAACATATTTAGTATAAATTATTGAAAAATATGATTTATACATTTTCATCTGACATTTATTTAATTTATTATCTCATCACGTTATTATAAAGTTTATGAAATTAATCGGAAAATGAAATAAAATGAATTAGACTAAAATAAAATAAAGTAAAATGAAATATAAAATAGGATATATAGTATATAATATAGAGTCTATTTGAAAATTTAAACGAATAAAACAAGAAACAGCATATAAGTTAAAAATATTGGTAAAATAATACCCAATTATTTAATAACTCGTAAAATATGATTAAAAAATTGAAATACCTCAAATACGGTGTAAATAAATATTGTGGAAGACGAAATAAAAAAGAATATGTATGGGTTAACTTAATATTAGTATATATTAATATTCAAATATAACAATATATAAATTATAAGATAACTATATGCAAATATATAGTAAATTAAAGTAACTATAACGTAAGTATATTAACAGTTTAAAGCAAAATTTATCAAAAATATCAAAATTATCAAGAGGATTATTATGGATTTAGGTACAAGCAAATATATAATATATGCAG includes:
- the tfrA gene encoding fumarate reductase (CoM/CoB) subunit TfrA, whose translation is MKTDILIIGGGGAAARACVEASSVKLDKDSDNILNDSKTNVDITIASKGLFGKSGCTVMAEGGYNAVLNAQDSYEKHYMDTMKGGAYINDSELVKILVKNSPKELKNLEKFGCLFDRKNEKNEENEEYINNNPYNRFKKAQRAFGGQSFNRTCYAGDRTGHEIMTGLMEFIGKLNNVNIMEEVMALKLILDDENKTCIGAIFLNLINGEIFPIYAKSVILATGGAGQIYPITSNPVQKVGDGYAMAYEIGLDLIDMEMVQFHPTGVVGKGTLVTEAVRGEGGILYNKNHERFMEKYDPKKMELSTRDVVAKAIYNEVVNLDNGYNGGVYLDVTHLDSEVIEKKLETMFKQFMNLGVDIRKEPMIVAPTAHHFMGGIVINKDCETTIGGLFACGEIAGGIHGANRLGGNALADTQVFGAIAGKNAIKYIKKDNFISNVEKEEDYKTINLELKKVNDEIKLKKECQKDYKKDYEDEKLNYSKLINELRNIMWQYVSIVKNEKGLYKALAELDVLIEKSKNLNVKGLYDIQKYFEFKNMVLVSELVIKSALYRKESRGAQYRDDYPTTTENCVGNVVINQNGIKFIKRG
- a CDS encoding metallophosphoesterase family protein, producing MRFVHIADTHLSNRQYGLDEREKDIYDSFNQCIEKIIELEPDFVVHSGDLFDRSNPSVNAMLTAIKGFEALKEKKIPIYAIQGNHDMPRDVSKGKPYVVLKRVLGNEFFKTFGKNNCHILEDMGIYGFDYYPVNKKSIIDEKLESIEKKINDIRNEGVKKSVLLMHQGFNGFLPLEELCEVNIGDIPEVDYIACGHIHKRSLVSYDEDSNHKFKSKNPLLAYSGSIDSLSEKEYYDYEKNGKGFYYVDFDNCDLDKNNIEKIDIKCRKFEKIEVYNQIDYNTLVNNLKKYNPKAIAIGEVCEELYEPLKAKLNEYTLYYRLVRKSDYEVDISDINETNIQKVFEDYVYSKGLDVNFVDNINHKMNSAEENYMEYVEDYYTANFKNSVIEKFIEENASENAKADNNESIEECNLKTTQMKLGNKN
- a CDS encoding type II toxin-antitoxin system VapC family toxin, with the translated sequence MDKTENSQNIQNYSDNQDIKKKELKKYSILLDTNFLIYSFKQGINITYELERVIPVNGEIIILKCVIDELNKLKKELKGKEKLAINLALKLVSRYKIVDYYEGKYADEMIVNYIKNHENCIVGTNDKILKKSIMDLGVPIILIKQQKYYELQGYL
- a CDS encoding DUF190 domain-containing protein; the encoded protein is MKFIDCKILRVYLKESDKFNGQNMTHTVVKLLKSHGISGATVFKAQCGYGRRGVSRFDILRLSMNLPVIVECIDYETTFEQVLPELTKIVGENGLITMENIQVVKE
- a CDS encoding AAA family ATPase, which translates into the protein MILKSLELQNFRSHRNSKIEFKEGITTIVGKNGSGKSSIFQAINYALFAPSGKDYSLQNMIKNEADSFRISFTFEVRGKTYTVIRQRNRKSTKSENILFLKDNLNDNILADNNSNVNAKVQEILEMDNNVFANAIYIKQGDIVNLVNLAPKTRKDTIDKILGVEKYAKAHEKMKEIINRYDEKIKVLTNNLTDEEVIYESISKNNELIQNYNNLKSENANNLKNLKSNEKDVLDKLDILKANSEKNEEYNLNLLTNNGKIDKLNNNISNLSDDKSILIDNKTKIFEKKENYKKCMVLMQKMDLVNEKLYNKDNKEFYNKYKELKSNLSYLIKSYGDYRCDNIVKKDNTIIDVQKSTELLNISSNEILIAENINKMGEIAKNTKSIKNFDKSLDIISNDLEVIITELDAIATQKSNMEENKGYYIQYEQLSNKLDDLNEKINVSTILSGRISDIQKEIKNLENTLKEHAKQTIKIKEIEKKLTNLENVEQDIKLNNEKLNSLKSNKINLETKINELITSNNELKSISDKKVCPTCRTELSDEKKNEIISNNDKLIEDYKEALDKCINNIGNISNDLKVATVILNELNNLKTQLVLLNSKKESEINLKLELDEKINNLQNLQNENRLNGKLDDLKALKAELTSKQQYIKDGYTKYVYAENYLKNNNMGNAKTSELDDKKNEIIQKFLEILEKSNKLSLINFTLDSELINTNTLKSFKVELGNSLDTLKDKMKYLQGLNKLLCDITDILKEIASKDLKTKYYEYENNLSDKNSLELELKIYNPDYELYKNSEAVINTYISNYGSKNSKYYEYFENSDLEQLLNNNNEIDVKIAKFEELINKLLNLTNESIRKIETKNNEIISKINALNYSKEEHELFRGKNEALKQQIYDINLEIQKIHSEIVNLENENKHFKQKLEDNNQKKDELNKLKYFKNYLTKVRKVFSRDGVQKHIREMYIPLIQKHANAIFSEFGMPYSHIQITPDCDLIVDEIPVSNMSGGEQVAVALALRLGIANAICDNMECIILDEPTAYLDEDRRRNLLTIFSSIKKINQIVIITHHHEMEEIANEVIRLTKKGDDSKITISEAN